One part of the Quercus lobata isolate SW786 chromosome 7, ValleyOak3.0 Primary Assembly, whole genome shotgun sequence genome encodes these proteins:
- the LOC115953597 gene encoding protein ENL-like — MALHKLGAALIVVFAVTLVALLAEIFCVLRRRRRFRRQNLAGNSFYSPSTKELLYFFCWKNQSRIEPQGTPPPPPPPPPLPNASPPPQSDETTEADDVFKWQELYGSSRLLFTIKEEDREGVDSENCSSSEKAVSTMKEKRAGVDTKSFQAAVMIEVVDEEATTPFSTPCASPPYYTPLASPDRGESDMVPFVSIVM; from the coding sequence ATGGCTCTGCACAAGCTTGGCGCAGCACTCATCGTAGTGTTTGCAGTCACTCTTGTAGCTCTACTCGCCGAGATTTTCTGCGTGCTCCGTCGCCGGAGAAGATTCCGGCGACAAAACCTCGCCGGAAATTCGTTCTACAGCCCCTCCACCAAAGAGCTCCTCTACTTTTTCTGCTGGAAAAACCAGTCTCGCATCGAACCCCAGGGaacccctcctcctcctcctcctcctcctcctcttcctaaTGCTTCGCCTCCGCCACAAAGCGATGAAACGACGGAGGCCGATGACGTTTTCAAGTGGCAAGAACTGTACGGGTCGTCGAGGCTCTTGTTCACGATAAAGGAGGAAGATAGAGAAGGTGTGGACTCTGAGAATTGTTCTTCTTCTGAGAAAGCCGTTTCTACAATGAAGGAAAAGCGCGCTGGGGTTGACACAAAGTCGTTTCAAGCTGCGGTGATGATTGAGGTTGTTGATGAGGAAGCAACGACGCCGTTTTCGACTCCTTGTGCTTCGCCACCTTACTACACTCCTTTGGCTTCTCCAGATCGTGGTGAGTCGGACATGGTGCCCTTTGTTAGCATAGTTATGTAA